In one Bacillus sp. PK3_68 genomic region, the following are encoded:
- a CDS encoding response regulator, protein MKVLIVDDEPLELLNIESILHSFDPLIDVFTAANGYEAYSMLKDEPMDIVCLDIRMPGWNGIETLQKIKAQWPHVKVILISAHGEFHYAQEAIVSGASIYLLKPVVPEELMNAIRRMQHEIERELEEQLLLLQMAAEKWSRGEESKKLLFGAHLHIQPNVVTVIRFNRNEPFDKAFWDTIVCRTLDKTTAVPQSVDGHWIYLTECPEGNNYTVKEKLSFLKLELAEKDKEIEWLFGVGEAVAHPDFLKQSYDSAVQAALNKDEAVIQQCLHFLSQQYASPITLNQLAQEVHLSASHLSRIFKSQLGITFVDVLTKIRIEQAKELLKNKELSIQFISDRIGFSSPDYFSSTFRKLEGISPSQFRLQREHDKQSCS, encoded by the coding sequence ATGAAAGTACTCATAGTTGATGATGAACCCTTGGAGCTTTTGAATATTGAAAGCATTCTTCATTCATTTGACCCCCTGATTGATGTATTTACAGCGGCGAATGGCTATGAAGCCTATAGCATGCTGAAAGATGAGCCCATGGATATTGTTTGCCTGGATATTCGAATGCCTGGCTGGAATGGAATTGAAACATTGCAGAAAATTAAGGCGCAGTGGCCCCATGTGAAGGTCATACTTATTTCTGCCCACGGTGAATTCCATTACGCGCAAGAGGCCATTGTATCCGGAGCATCCATCTATCTTTTAAAACCTGTGGTTCCGGAAGAACTGATGAATGCGATCAGAAGGATGCAACATGAGATTGAAAGAGAGCTTGAGGAACAGTTACTGTTGCTGCAAATGGCAGCTGAAAAATGGTCAAGAGGAGAGGAATCAAAAAAGCTGCTCTTTGGTGCGCACCTTCATATCCAGCCTAATGTGGTCACTGTCATCAGATTCAATCGCAACGAACCTTTTGATAAGGCGTTCTGGGATACCATCGTATGCCGAACACTTGATAAGACAACAGCTGTCCCCCAGTCTGTCGATGGGCACTGGATCTATTTGACAGAATGTCCTGAAGGAAACAATTACACGGTGAAAGAGAAGCTTTCCTTCCTAAAATTAGAGCTTGCGGAGAAGGACAAAGAGATCGAATGGCTGTTTGGCGTAGGGGAAGCTGTTGCCCATCCAGATTTTCTAAAGCAATCGTATGATAGTGCTGTGCAAGCTGCATTAAACAAGGATGAAGCGGTGATTCAGCAATGCCTTCATTTCTTATCACAGCAATATGCCAGTCCGATTACTTTGAATCAATTAGCACAAGAGGTTCATCTCAGTGCCTCACATTTAAGTAGAATATTCAAGAGCCAGCTTGGAATTACGTTTGTTGATGTCTTAACAAAGATTAGAATTGAACAGGCAAAGGAACTATTGAAGAACAAAGAGCTGTCCATTCAGTTCATATCCGACCGAATAGGTTTCAGCAGTCCGGATTACTTTTCTTCAACTTTCCGGAAGCTGGAGGGAATTTCCCCAAGCCAGTTCCGTTTACAGAGAGAGCATGACAAACAATCATGTTCCTAA
- a CDS encoding ATP-binding protein, which translates to MLVIQPLIENACIHGVEPSMDGGKISISATSTDGVLLLEVRDNGAGVSEAVVREFEQWKAHSHSAKNGTAIGLRNVHSRLKEQFGKNSGLSIKKDRKGTISTITITPISQDFQENDHA; encoded by the coding sequence ATGCTTGTTATCCAGCCATTAATTGAAAACGCCTGTATTCATGGAGTGGAGCCATCTATGGACGGAGGTAAGATTAGTATATCTGCCACAAGCACGGATGGAGTGCTGCTATTGGAAGTTAGAGACAACGGAGCAGGAGTCAGTGAGGCTGTGGTCCGTGAGTTTGAACAATGGAAAGCACACAGCCATAGTGCAAAGAACGGAACAGCTATTGGCCTAAGAAATGTCCATTCCCGCCTAAAAGAACAATTTGGCAAAAACAGTGGATTATCAATTAAGAAGGATAGAAAAGGTACAATCAGTACAATTACGATCACACCTATTTCCCAAGATTTCCAAGAAAATGATCATGCGTAA
- a CDS encoding ABC transporter ATP-binding protein, producing the protein MSVLTALLQVEGLKKYFPAGKTNFLGKHTQLLKAVDDLSFTIREGEIFGLVGESGCGKSTTGRCILKIEEATGGSVYFMGKNITSLKGKELLQIRREMQMIFQNPYSSLNPRLTIRQTLEEVLKVHRIATGDQAKDRIVELLEQVGLPTDAMDRYPHEFSGGQLQRIVVARALAVNPKFIFADEPVSALDVSVQAQILNLLASLREKLGLTILFVAHDLSVVEHISDRVGVMYLGQMVEMAQVEDLYEEPLHPYTKALIHSIPINNPKEKKERITLEGDIPSPIDPPTGCRFASRCPQCFARCTEEAPIFKEVQPGHFVACHLYASNEK; encoded by the coding sequence ATGAGCGTTTTGACAGCCTTGCTACAAGTTGAAGGGTTAAAAAAATATTTTCCCGCTGGAAAAACGAATTTCCTTGGGAAGCATACACAGCTGCTAAAAGCCGTGGATGATCTTTCTTTCACTATCCGGGAAGGTGAGATATTTGGACTTGTCGGTGAGAGCGGATGCGGCAAGTCAACAACAGGCAGATGTATTTTAAAGATTGAAGAGGCAACCGGCGGCAGTGTCTATTTTATGGGAAAAAATATTACTAGCCTTAAAGGGAAAGAGCTTTTACAGATAAGACGAGAAATGCAAATGATTTTTCAGAATCCCTATTCTTCTTTGAACCCAAGACTGACAATCCGTCAGACGTTGGAGGAAGTGTTAAAGGTACACCGGATAGCAACAGGAGATCAAGCAAAAGACAGGATCGTAGAGCTGCTAGAACAGGTCGGACTACCGACGGATGCGATGGACCGTTATCCGCATGAATTCAGCGGCGGACAACTGCAGCGCATTGTGGTGGCAAGAGCATTGGCTGTAAATCCTAAGTTTATTTTTGCGGATGAACCGGTTTCTGCCCTGGATGTTTCCGTGCAAGCTCAGATTTTGAATTTGCTGGCGTCACTGCGTGAAAAGCTAGGCTTGACGATACTTTTTGTGGCCCATGATTTAAGCGTTGTGGAGCATATCAGTGATCGGGTCGGAGTGATGTATCTGGGACAGATGGTGGAAATGGCCCAGGTGGAAGACTTATATGAAGAGCCGCTACATCCTTATACGAAAGCCTTAATACACTCAATTCCCATCAATAACCCGAAAGAAAAGAAAGAAAGAATTACATTGGAAGGAGATATTCCAAGCCCTATTGATCCACCAACGGGTTGCCGCTTCGCTTCCAGATGTCCTCAATGCTTTGCTCGCTGTACAGAAGAAGCGCCGATTTTTAAAGAAGTACAGCCGGGACATTTCGTAGCGTGTCATTTATATGCTAGTAACGAGAAATAG
- a CDS encoding MFS transporter: MIRNQKIVLLILLSNIFVAFLGVGLIIPIMPSFMNEMNLSGATMGYMVAAFSFSQLLMSPVAGRWVDQFGRKKIIIIGLFIFCLSELLFGLGKHVLVLYLSRILGGISAAFIMPGVTAYIADITSLEERPKALGYLSAAISTGFIIGPGIGGFIAEYGIRVPFFCAAAIAFLAAISSLFILKEPLTKEQLSAISSKNKKASFVKELKKSLNPLYFVAFIIVFVLAFGLSVYETVFSLFSDHKFGFTPKDIAYIITISSIFGMIFQVFLFGKMIHVLGEKKLIQLCLITGAIFAIASTVVTNFWLVLMVTCIIFLAFDLLRPALTTFLSRTAGSEQGFVAGMNSTYTSLGNIVGPTIGGILFDFNIHFPYIFSAIILAVALFITVSWKEKRLADRTVE, translated from the coding sequence ATGATTCGTAATCAAAAAATAGTACTTCTTATATTATTAAGCAATATTTTTGTTGCTTTTTTAGGGGTTGGTTTAATTATTCCCATTATGCCTTCCTTTATGAATGAAATGAATTTGTCTGGTGCCACAATGGGCTACATGGTTGCCGCTTTCTCCTTTTCTCAATTATTAATGTCCCCGGTGGCCGGGAGATGGGTAGATCAGTTCGGCAGAAAAAAAATCATCATTATTGGATTGTTTATCTTTTGTCTTTCTGAGCTGCTTTTTGGATTAGGAAAGCACGTTTTAGTCCTATATCTTTCAAGAATACTAGGAGGAATCAGCGCAGCATTTATTATGCCGGGAGTGACAGCCTATATTGCAGACATTACCTCTTTAGAGGAACGCCCTAAAGCATTAGGTTATTTATCGGCGGCTATCAGTACCGGTTTCATCATCGGCCCTGGCATTGGAGGGTTTATAGCTGAATATGGCATTCGAGTTCCTTTCTTTTGTGCCGCAGCAATCGCTTTTCTTGCTGCTATTTCTTCCTTATTTATTCTCAAGGAGCCATTGACAAAAGAACAATTATCCGCTATTTCCTCTAAAAACAAGAAAGCAAGTTTTGTGAAGGAGTTAAAGAAGTCATTAAATCCTCTTTACTTTGTGGCATTTATCATTGTATTTGTCCTGGCATTTGGATTATCAGTGTACGAAACAGTTTTTAGTTTGTTTTCTGATCACAAATTTGGTTTTACTCCTAAGGACATTGCTTATATTATTACTATCAGTTCGATATTCGGCATGATTTTCCAGGTCTTTTTATTCGGAAAAATGATTCATGTATTAGGTGAAAAGAAGCTTATTCAATTATGCCTCATAACCGGAGCCATTTTTGCTATTGCTTCAACTGTCGTCACTAACTTCTGGCTTGTTTTGATGGTCACTTGTATTATCTTTTTAGCCTTTGACCTGCTCCGGCCGGCGCTCACCACTTTTCTTTCAAGGACTGCGGGAAGTGAACAAGGTTTTGTAGCAGGAATGAACTCCACTTATACAAGCTTAGGAAATATTGTAGGGCCTACAATAGGAGGGATTCTGTTTGATTTCAATATCCATTTCCCTTACATCTTTTCAGCCATTATTCTAGCGGTTGCACTATTTATCACAGTGTCTTGGAAAGAGAAGCGATTAGCAGATAGAACCGTTGAATAA
- a CDS encoding M42 family metallopeptidase: MKKLSDFTKKANGGEGMSSLKDLLVEFDAIHGVSGDEERVAQALQAHLKPVIDEHFEDALGNQVFIKKGSNPDFKVMLAAHMDEIGYIVHNIDSQGFVYILPVGYHDNRTAFNQVLTIYTEKGPVTGITGGKPAHIVTPEEAKLAIPIEELYIDVGTTSKEETLALGVQIGDYLTFQRTGQFLNDGKIFTGKAVDNRAACAVMVEAMKRLADKNIVPTVYGVGTVQEEMGIRGSVPVSNRIQPDIGLALDVCLSGGTPALTEKDVAVTLGGGPALMLYDWTPSTGHGNNVPKKLTRKLIQAAEKNNIPYQREVVLNGGTDAWAMSVAGNGALASCISFPSRNIHSATGCVHIDDLEYSVQLIVAFIEALQEKI, translated from the coding sequence ATGAAAAAGCTGTCTGATTTTACAAAAAAAGCAAACGGGGGAGAGGGAATGAGCTCACTAAAAGACCTTCTAGTGGAATTTGATGCCATTCATGGTGTATCAGGGGATGAAGAACGTGTTGCACAAGCTCTGCAGGCTCATTTAAAGCCGGTGATAGACGAACACTTTGAAGATGCACTTGGAAACCAGGTATTTATCAAAAAGGGAAGCAACCCAGATTTTAAGGTTATGCTTGCGGCACATATGGATGAAATCGGCTATATTGTTCATAACATTGATAGTCAAGGTTTCGTTTATATTTTACCAGTCGGTTATCACGACAATCGAACAGCATTCAACCAAGTGCTAACGATTTATACAGAAAAGGGCCCTGTAACAGGAATAACCGGGGGAAAGCCTGCACACATTGTGACACCAGAAGAGGCAAAACTCGCCATTCCTATTGAGGAGTTATATATTGACGTTGGAACGACAAGTAAAGAAGAAACGTTAGCGCTCGGCGTGCAGATCGGTGATTATCTGACATTTCAAAGAACGGGACAATTTCTAAATGACGGTAAGATTTTCACGGGAAAGGCTGTTGATAATCGTGCTGCCTGTGCAGTGATGGTGGAAGCAATGAAACGACTGGCAGACAAAAATATCGTTCCCACCGTTTATGGAGTGGGGACTGTGCAGGAAGAAATGGGCATCCGTGGTTCCGTCCCGGTCTCGAACCGGATCCAACCTGATATCGGTCTTGCCCTTGATGTCTGCCTTTCCGGAGGAACACCTGCTTTAACTGAAAAAGACGTTGCAGTTACGCTTGGTGGCGGTCCCGCGCTTATGCTATATGACTGGACACCGAGTACCGGACACGGAAATAATGTCCCAAAGAAACTAACTCGCAAATTAATTCAAGCGGCAGAAAAAAACAATATTCCTTATCAGCGGGAAGTTGTTCTGAATGGCGGAACAGATGCCTGGGCCATGAGCGTAGCAGGCAACGGAGCTTTAGCTAGCTGCATTTCTTTTCCATCCCGTAATATCCACTCAGCAACTGGTTGTGTACATATAGATGATTTGGAATATTCTGTACAGTTGATTGTAGCATTTATTGAAGCCTTGCAGGAAAAAATATAA
- a CDS encoding ABC transporter ATP-binding protein, which translates to MSDLLTVKNLSTQFQTERGIAHAVRFVNFSIKSGETMGIVGESGSGKSVTAKSIMRLVEGQNGKVVSGEMIFENIDLAKQTEKQMQKIRGNSVAMIFQDPMTSLNPLIKVGVQIAEVLRFHKGMARQQAKQEAIGLMTQLSIPSPEKRYHQYPHEFSGGMLQRLMIAISLACKPKLLIADEPTTALDVTIQAQILRLMKELQKQYGMAILMITHDLGVVAEICDKVSVMYAGEIVESTSVENIFEKPLHPYTKALMDSRPKLGHREKTLKSIEGSPPDLAKEINGCPFAPRCAVKTEICVTEKPALKQLAPSHWAACHMAEVVVKEGDERFDSLATS; encoded by the coding sequence ATGAGTGATTTACTTACAGTAAAAAATTTATCCACTCAATTTCAAACAGAACGGGGAATTGCTCATGCGGTTCGCTTTGTGAATTTCTCCATCAAATCAGGAGAGACAATGGGAATTGTAGGCGAAAGCGGCAGTGGCAAAAGTGTGACAGCTAAATCGATCATGAGGCTTGTTGAAGGCCAAAACGGAAAAGTTGTATCTGGGGAAATGATTTTTGAAAATATTGATCTAGCGAAACAAACGGAAAAACAAATGCAGAAAATCAGAGGCAATTCAGTGGCGATGATCTTCCAGGACCCAATGACCTCTTTGAACCCTTTAATTAAAGTGGGCGTCCAGATTGCAGAGGTGCTTCGTTTTCATAAAGGAATGGCCAGGCAGCAAGCGAAACAAGAAGCAATCGGGCTCATGACTCAGCTTTCCATCCCTTCACCGGAAAAGCGTTATCATCAGTATCCGCACGAGTTTAGCGGGGGAATGCTGCAACGGCTAATGATTGCCATTTCATTGGCATGCAAGCCGAAATTGCTTATTGCCGATGAGCCAACAACCGCGTTAGATGTAACAATACAAGCGCAAATTCTAAGGCTAATGAAAGAGCTTCAGAAGCAATACGGAATGGCCATTCTGATGATCACTCATGATTTAGGCGTTGTAGCCGAAATTTGTGACAAAGTATCGGTTATGTATGCAGGTGAAATTGTTGAAAGCACAAGTGTGGAAAATATTTTTGAGAAACCGCTGCATCCTTATACAAAAGCGTTAATGGATTCAAGACCGAAGCTTGGTCATAGGGAGAAAACACTTAAATCCATCGAAGGCTCACCGCCTGATCTGGCAAAGGAGATTAATGGATGTCCTTTTGCTCCCCGCTGTGCTGTCAAAACAGAAATATGTGTGACAGAAAAACCTGCATTGAAACAACTCGCTCCTTCTCATTGGGCAGCATGTCATATGGCCGAAGTGGTAGTAAAGGAAGGAGATGAGCGTTTTGACAGCCTTGCTACAAGTTGA